The Saprospiraceae bacterium genome includes the window ACAAAACGTCATCTCTTTAGATCCATTTGCCATTGACCGAACAGAAGTCTTTTTTGGTCCTGGTTCGGTTATTTATGGGAGCGATGCCATCGGAGGCGTCATGAGTTTTCAAACGCTTAACCCAGCGCTTTCTTCCTCGGAGGCAACCATAGTGGATGGAAATGCCACTACCCGATACGCCTCCGCCAATAAAGAGCAAACGATGCATTTTGACCTCAATGTGGGCTGGAAAAAATGGGCCTATGTCGCTAGTTTTTCGAATTTCAATTTCGACGATTTGCGCATGGGGGCACACGGGCCAGCGGAATACCTCCGCCCCTTTTTCGTTCAGCGCCAAGATAGCAACGATGTCGTCATCACCAACGATGACCCATTAGTACAACGACCAACGGGTTATTCCCAAATGAATTTGATGCAAAAGTTGCGCTTTAAACCCAATGAACACTGGGATCTGCAGTATGGCTTTCATTATTCCACTACATCTGATTATGCGAGGTACGATCGTCATATTCGACTAAGGAATGGCCTGCCCCGAAGTGCAGAATGGAATTATGGTCCACAGATTTGGATGATGAACAATCTTTCGGTTACCCACGACCATCCAGCAGGAGCTTTGTATGATCATCTTACACTTCGATTGGCTTACCAGTACTTTGAGGAAAGTCGTATTGATAGAGACTTCAATAAGTTTATTCGTTACCAGCGGATAGAATCGGTTAAGGCCTATTCTGCCAATATTGATTTTTTAAAACGTATTCATGCCAATGGGAAACTCTTTTATGGGCTGGAAATGGTCTATAATGACGTCCATTCCGCAGGCTTGGATGAGGATATTCGGGCAGGCACCACCAAACCAGGGCCAGCGAGGTACCCCAATTCCAATTGGGCTTCTTATGCAGCCTATGCGACCTACCACCACCAGGTTTCTGACAAGGTAATGCTGCAAGCGGGGGCCAGGTATAATCAATTTGTATTGGATGCAGTTTTCAATACGACATTTTATGATTTTCCATTTACGACGGCCAATATCAATAATGGGGCTTTAACGGGAAGCATGGGCCTTGTTTTTCACCCAAAAGAAACCTGGTCTATTAGCGCCAATCTATCATCCGGATTCCGCTCCCCCAATATTGATGACGTCGGGAAAGTATTCGATTCAGAACCTGGTTCCGTAGTCATCCCTAATCCTGCCCTCAAAGCGGAATATGCCTACAACACCGAACTAGGTCTGAGCAAGATCTTGGGCAATAAAATAAAGTTTGATCTCAGCGCATATTATACCTTACTGAAAAATGCCCTGGTACGGAGAGATTTCACCTTAAATGGGGCTTCCAGTATTCTGTATGAGGGAGAAATGAGCCAGGTACAGGCCATCCAAAATGCAGCAGAGGCAAGGGTATATGGCATACAAGCTGCGGTGGAAATAAAGTTGCCCGATGGTTTCGGCATTTCTTCTCAAATTAATTTCCAAAAAGGAGAAGAGGAGCTCGATGATGGCTCAAAAAGTCCTTCCCGCCATGCGCCGCCCACTTTTGGCATTACCCACCTAACTTATCAGGTGGAAATGCTACGATTGGATTTTTCCTGGATTTACAATGCAGAAAAAAGTTTTGATGATTTACCCGAAGAGGAAAAAGGGAAGGATTATATCTACGCCATCGATGACAATGGAAATCCCTATTCTCCAGGCTGGCAAACACTGAACTTTAAAGCGATGTTCCAGTTTACCGAACAACTCAGCGCAAGTGCTGGGGTAGAAAACCTATTAGATAAACGGTATCGGCCTTATAGTTCTGGAATTGTCGCCCCGGGGAGGAATTTGATCCTTTCTTTTAAGGCTAATTTCTGATTTTCTTGGGCGTGGTTTTTTGGACGTGGAGGTATTGGAGGGGAAGAGGTAGTGGAGTTTTTTTTTGGGGGGGGGACGCAGCGACACAGGAGGCATTGATATTGTCATTGATATTGTCATTGATATTGAAATTGCCATTTTGATTCTCTGGGGCGTGGTTTTTTGGACGTGGAGGTATTGGAGGGGAAGAGGTAGTGGAGTTTTTTTTGGGGATGTGAAGGTATTGAAGGTTGGGGCAAACCCCAGCGACACAGGAGAAATTGACATTGTCATTGAATTTGAAATTGTCATTGAAAGCGTGAGGATGTAGCTGGAGCTACAGGCAGTCTTAAAAGTGACAGTTTCACGAGCGGTAGTGGAGGTTTTTTCTCAGCGCCATAACTCGTCCCAAGCCAAAAAAATCCCTTTAGGGATTGAATATCGGTAGAAAAAGGCGTAAAAAGAGCATGCATGCCTTTAGGTATGCGATATAAAGTTGGGTTCATCTGGGCGTGGCTTTTTGGCGGAGGATTTTAGCCCACATTTTGATTTTGATTTTAATTGCCATTTTAATTATAGTGGAGCTTGGTTTTTTTTTGGGACGTGGAGGTATTGGAGGTGAAGAGGTAGTGGAGGTTTTTTGGGGGGGGCTGTCTAGGGGTAGGTTGTAAGTCTCAGGGGCGGCGGGGATGGCTTTAGTTTTTTTGCACAGCGT containing:
- a CDS encoding TonB-dependent receptor; its protein translation is MKYLLLLWLFLGVYGTCYTQVITIKASDTNLPLEQVTLYSQSSKAFVTTDAKGQAEISVFSNIDKIRIRMIGYQELIASFEELKASNFVVMLHPIDYSLDQVVVSATRWKLPKRDIPNRIAILTKSDMGLQNPQTAADLLGNMGEIFIQKSQLGGGSPMIRGFSTNRLLYAVDGVRMNTAIFRSGNLQNVISLDPFAIDRTEVFFGPGSVIYGSDAIGGVMSFQTLNPALSSSEATIVDGNATTRYASANKEQTMHFDLNVGWKKWAYVASFSNFNFDDLRMGAHGPAEYLRPFFVQRQDSNDVVITNDDPLVQRPTGYSQMNLMQKLRFKPNEHWDLQYGFHYSTTSDYARYDRHIRLRNGLPRSAEWNYGPQIWMMNNLSVTHDHPAGALYDHLTLRLAYQYFEESRIDRDFNKFIRYQRIESVKAYSANIDFLKRIHANGKLFYGLEMVYNDVHSAGLDEDIRAGTTKPGPARYPNSNWASYAAYATYHHQVSDKVMLQAGARYNQFVLDAVFNTTFYDFPFTTANINNGALTGSMGLVFHPKETWSISANLSSGFRSPNIDDVGKVFDSEPGSVVIPNPALKAEYAYNTELGLSKILGNKIKFDLSAYYTLLKNALVRRDFTLNGASSILYEGEMSQVQAIQNAAEARVYGIQAAVEIKLPDGFGISSQINFQKGEEELDDGSKSPSRHAPPTFGITHLTYQVEMLRLDFSWIYNAEKSFDDLPEEEKGKDYIYAIDDNGNPYSPGWQTLNFKAMFQFTEQLSASAGVENLLDKRYRPYSSGIVAPGRNLILSFKANF